A part of Gemmobacter sp. 24YEA27 genomic DNA contains:
- a CDS encoding aldolase/citrate lyase family protein, with product MFTNRLKQQWSEGRAAINGWLSIGNPFTAEIMAAQGYDSITIDAQHGALDYTAVLPMLQAMRASGVTPMVRVPWREPGAIMKALDAGAQGIICPMVNSAAEAAEFVSYTRYPPQGQRSYGPTRAAVAYGGYGSAANDQVLALAMIETQGGVDNIESIAATPGLDGIYIGPADLTLGTTGTKHPIGFDREEPELIALIRHILAVCKANNIRACLHCGSADYAARAIGWGFDLTTVGGDSRLLAAAASASVAKWRDLTGAAPAPLPRKGAIDAASPDRRKAASFGHRAAGGSEDEGLHHRLCRRGLRALLRRADP from the coding sequence ATGTTCACCAACCGGCTGAAACAACAGTGGTCCGAGGGGCGCGCCGCCATCAATGGCTGGCTTTCCATCGGAAACCCCTTCACCGCCGAGATCATGGCGGCGCAGGGCTATGACAGTATCACCATCGACGCCCAGCATGGCGCGCTGGATTACACGGCCGTGCTGCCAATGCTCCAGGCGATGCGCGCCTCGGGGGTGACGCCGATGGTGCGTGTGCCCTGGCGCGAGCCGGGGGCGATCATGAAAGCGCTGGATGCCGGTGCCCAGGGCATCATCTGCCCGATGGTGAATTCCGCCGCCGAGGCCGCCGAATTCGTCAGCTACACCCGCTATCCCCCGCAGGGGCAGCGCAGCTATGGCCCGACCCGCGCGGCTGTGGCCTATGGGGGCTATGGTTCGGCCGCGAATGACCAGGTCCTCGCGCTCGCGATGATCGAGACGCAAGGCGGCGTCGACAATATTGAATCCATCGCCGCCACACCCGGCCTTGACGGCATCTATATCGGCCCCGCCGATCTGACGCTTGGCACCACCGGCACAAAGCACCCCATCGGCTTTGATCGCGAAGAGCCGGAGCTGATCGCGCTGATCCGGCACATCCTCGCGGTCTGCAAGGCGAACAATATCCGGGCCTGCCTGCATTGCGGAAGCGCCGATTACGCCGCCCGTGCGATCGGCTGGGGTTTTGATCTCACCACAGTTGGCGGCGACTCGCGGCTGCTGGCAGCAGCGGCCTCGGCTTCGGTCGCGAAATGGCGTGATCTGACGGGTGCCGCCCCCGCCCCATTGCCGCGAAAGGGGGCTATTGATGCCGCATCTCCTGATCGCCGGAAAGCTGCATCCTTCGGGCACCGCGCTGCTGGAGGTTCTGAAGACGAAGGGCTTCACCATCGACTATGTCGAAGAGGTCTCCGAGCCCTCCTGCGCCGCGCTGATCCATAA
- a CDS encoding RuBisCO large subunit C-terminal-like domain-containing protein: MAQDQIRFHYLIETPDDPERMAVKIATDQSTGTFTDLPGETAGVKARCAARVVSVTELEPATVPAWPADAPGPFRRANVVIDFPLESIGTDFASLQTIGINALYATRGLTGARLLDIELPQAYALHPGPQFGVEGSYRLCGLDFPARAPIIASIIKPSLGLLPEEVAGMVRELCEAGVDFIKDDEKLTSPAYSPFDDRVAAIMRVIDNHAQKTGKKVVYAFGLSSADPEEMLRRHDVVVKHGGQAAVVNINSIGYGGMTFLRKRAQLALHAHRNGWDLMTRHPGIGMAFRPYQKIWRLLGVDQFQINGIAAKYWEPDESFLRSFADMAAPIFSPSDRALPVCGSGQWGGQATATYQGTGGALDLMYLGGGGIHGHPMGTAGGVRAIRQAWDAAASDIALEAHALTHPELAASLAKFGKK; the protein is encoded by the coding sequence ATGGCCCAGGACCAGATCCGCTTTCACTACCTGATCGAGACGCCGGATGACCCCGAGCGGATGGCGGTGAAAATCGCGACCGATCAGTCGACTGGAACGTTTACCGATCTGCCGGGAGAGACGGCGGGTGTGAAGGCGCGCTGCGCCGCAAGGGTGGTTTCGGTGACGGAACTGGAACCGGCAACAGTGCCGGCCTGGCCGGCAGATGCGCCCGGACCGTTCCGCCGCGCCAATGTGGTGATTGACTTTCCGCTGGAAAGCATCGGCACGGATTTCGCCTCGCTGCAAACCATTGGCATCAATGCGCTTTATGCGACGCGTGGCCTGACAGGCGCGCGGCTTCTGGATATCGAATTGCCGCAAGCCTATGCGTTGCATCCCGGCCCGCAATTCGGGGTCGAAGGGTCTTACCGGCTCTGTGGTCTCGATTTTCCGGCCAGGGCGCCGATCATTGCCTCAATCATCAAGCCGTCGCTGGGCCTTCTGCCCGAAGAGGTTGCCGGCATGGTGCGCGAGCTCTGCGAGGCGGGGGTCGATTTCATCAAGGATGATGAAAAGCTGACCTCGCCCGCTTATTCGCCCTTTGACGACCGCGTGGCCGCGATCATGCGGGTGATTGATAATCATGCGCAGAAGACCGGGAAAAAGGTGGTCTATGCCTTTGGTCTGTCTTCGGCTGACCCGGAAGAAATGCTGCGCCGCCATGATGTGGTGGTGAAGCATGGCGGTCAGGCGGCGGTCGTCAATATCAACTCCATCGGCTATGGCGGCATGACGTTTTTGCGTAAGCGCGCGCAGCTGGCGCTGCATGCGCATCGGAATGGCTGGGATCTCATGACCCGGCATCCGGGTATTGGCATGGCCTTTCGCCCCTATCAGAAGATCTGGCGGCTGCTGGGTGTTGACCAGTTTCAGATCAACGGCATAGCCGCGAAATACTGGGAACCGGATGAGAGCTTCCTGCGGTCCTTCGCTGACATGGCGGCGCCGATTTTCTCGCCTTCGGACCGCGCATTGCCGGTTTGCGGGTCGGGGCAATGGGGCGGTCAGGCGACCGCGACATATCAGGGCACCGGCGGCGCGCTGGATCTGATGTATCTGGGCGGTGGCGGTATCCACGGTCATCCGATGGGGACTGCGGGCGGTGTGCGCGCCATCCGACAGGCCTGGGACGCGGCGGCGTCAGACATCGCGCTTGAGGCCCATGCGCTGACCCATCCGGAACTGGCGGCCTCGCTCGCGAAGTTCGGGAAGAAATGA
- a CDS encoding Gfo/Idh/MocA family oxidoreductase, with protein sequence MLGPITEVMGDCLTLIPSRPDGKGGTRRVEVDDVGRAFIRFASGAQGSVEGNWIATGRKMQHDFEVYGTKGALSFSQERFSELHFYATGDGPGRRGFRRIEAAPDHEPYGRFCVAPGHQLGFNDLKAIEVEGYIRAIAGEAPEPFNFRAGLRIQTLVETIQRSSAARAWLSIPA encoded by the coding sequence CTGCTCGGCCCGATCACCGAGGTGATGGGCGATTGCCTGACGCTGATCCCATCCCGCCCCGATGGCAAAGGTGGCACCCGCCGCGTCGAGGTGGATGATGTGGGCCGCGCCTTCATTCGTTTCGCCAGCGGTGCGCAGGGTTCGGTCGAGGGCAACTGGATCGCGACAGGCCGCAAGATGCAGCATGACTTCGAGGTCTATGGCACCAAAGGCGCGCTGTCCTTCAGCCAGGAACGCTTCAGCGAGCTGCATTTCTACGCGACCGGTGACGGCCCGGGCCGCCGGGGTTTCCGCCGGATCGAGGCTGCGCCGGATCATGAGCCTTACGGGCGGTTCTGCGTGGCGCCGGGTCATCAGCTCGGCTTCAACGATCTGAAAGCCATCGAAGTCGAGGGTTACATCCGCGCCATCGCAGGCGAGGCGCCCGAGCCCTTCAATTTCCGGGCGGGCCTCAGGATCCAGACCCTGGTCGAGACGATCCAGCGCTCCTCTGCCGCGCGCGCATGGCTGAGCATCCCGGCCTGA
- a CDS encoding SMC-Scp complex subunit ScpB, giving the protein MADPQETLDTELAALPQALRWREWMARVEAVLFAASGPVTREMLSRVVGRDCSLDLLIGDLATELSDRPYEIARIAGGWQFRTRSQYAAAIRVARGGEETSRDMTRNEALVLTIIAYMQPVTRGGISRLTGREVSRDLIARLHRQALIARGPRSPEPGAPYTYVTTPGFLAQFGLETLRDLPDLEALEDAGLLKPRNDVALDLPVAGEETD; this is encoded by the coding sequence ATGGCGGACCCGCAGGAGACGCTGGATACCGAACTGGCGGCTTTGCCCCAGGCGCTGCGCTGGCGGGAATGGATGGCGCGGGTCGAGGCGGTGCTTTTTGCCGCATCCGGGCCGGTGACACGCGAGATGCTTTCGCGGGTGGTCGGGCGGGACTGCTCGCTCGATCTTCTGATCGGGGATCTTGCGACCGAGCTGAGCGATCGCCCCTATGAGATCGCCCGCATTGCCGGTGGCTGGCAGTTCCGGACGCGGTCGCAATACGCGGCGGCGATCCGGGTGGCGCGTGGTGGCGAAGAGACCAGTCGCGACATGACCCGCAATGAGGCGCTTGTCCTGACCATCATCGCCTATATGCAGCCGGTGACGCGCGGCGGGATTTCGCGCCTGACCGGGCGCGAGGTCAGCCGCGACCTGATCGCCCGGCTGCATCGCCAGGCGCTGATCGCGCGCGGGCCGCGCAGCCCGGAGCCCGGTGCGCCTTATACCTATGTCACGACGCCGGGCTTTCTGGCGCAATTCGGGCTGGAGACGCTGCGCGATCTGCCCGACCTTGAGGCCCTGGAGGATGCGGGGCTGCTGAAACCCCGCAACGATGTGGCGCTGGATCTGCCGGTCGCCGGTGAAGAGACGGACTGA
- a CDS encoding phosphogluconate dehydrogenase C-terminal domain-containing protein: MTRLALFGAGGKMGMRLTRNLLSGDFDVTYVEVSEAGRQRAKDAHGVECVGPDEAVKNAEIVVLAVPDTAIGAVARDIVPKLNPGTMVVCLDAAAPFADHLPERADITYFVTHPCHPPIFNDESTPEGRKDHFGGIAAQQGVVNALMQGPEEHYALGEKVAKTIYAPVARSHRVTVEQMAYLEPGLSETVCASLLVVMREAMDEVIKTGVTYDCARDFLLGHMNILGAVIFDEVPGQFSDACNKAIEFGKPVLMRDDWKRVFDFKEIKASIIRIT; the protein is encoded by the coding sequence ATGACCAGATTGGCCCTGTTCGGTGCCGGTGGAAAAATGGGGATGCGCCTGACGCGCAACCTGCTGTCCGGCGATTTCGATGTGACCTATGTCGAGGTCTCGGAAGCCGGTCGCCAGCGCGCGAAAGACGCGCATGGTGTTGAGTGCGTCGGCCCGGACGAGGCAGTCAAAAACGCCGAAATCGTGGTGCTCGCGGTGCCCGATACCGCCATTGGCGCGGTCGCCCGCGATATCGTGCCGAAGCTGAACCCCGGCACGATGGTGGTTTGCCTTGATGCCGCGGCACCCTTTGCCGATCATCTGCCCGAGCGCGCCGATATCACCTATTTCGTGACCCATCCCTGCCACCCTCCGATCTTCAATGACGAATCCACTCCGGAAGGCCGTAAGGACCATTTCGGCGGCATCGCAGCCCAACAAGGCGTGGTGAATGCGCTGATGCAAGGGCCGGAAGAGCATTATGCGCTTGGCGAGAAAGTCGCGAAAACCATCTACGCGCCGGTTGCCCGCAGCCACCGCGTCACGGTTGAACAGATGGCCTATCTGGAGCCGGGCCTGTCGGAAACCGTCTGCGCCTCGCTGCTCGTTGTGATGCGCGAAGCGATGGATGAGGTCATCAAGACCGGCGTCACCTATGACTGCGCCCGCGACTTCCTGCTCGGCCATATGAACATTCTCGGCGCGGTGATCTTTGACGAGGTTCCGGGACAGTTCTCGGATGCCTGCAACAAGGCAATCGAATTCGGCAAGCCGGTGCTGATGCGCGACGACTGGAAGCGTGTTTTTGATTTCAAGGAGATCAAGGCCTCGATCATCCGCATCACCTGA
- a CDS encoding NAD-dependent succinate-semialdehyde dehydrogenase: protein MYDNFGLFTGGAWISGATTGEVYSPVTGASLGTVAFASAAQTCAALDSAAAAQDPLRAMGGFGRADALHRAADEMIRRTDEGARMISLETGKPIAQAGREWVLACDQFRWYAEEARRIYGRIVDSRVPGGRFEISHEPVGIVGAFTAWNFPAALPARKLAPALAAGCPVVLRPSSQTPGVAMVIVDCLRAAGLPDGAVSLVVGSTADTYAPIMADKRVRKVSLTGSTRVGQQMIRDAAETVKKVSMELGGNAPLIIFDDADLDAALDLSVATKYANAGQVCVTADRFFVHESLHDAFVEGFVARAAKIKVGDGMDPETGMGPLINAGRLSEIETIVADALTAGASLKLGGRRPAHLNKGHFYEPTVLTDVRDDMRVFAEENFGPIAAITRFSGEDEVIARANASDMGLSAYAFTRSPERARRVTAALKSGMVGINSFALAASEAPFGGTNHSGMGREGGSEGIRDYLDTKLAQILF from the coding sequence ATGTACGACAATTTCGGCCTGTTCACAGGTGGCGCCTGGATCTCCGGCGCCACAACGGGAGAGGTGTACTCTCCGGTCACCGGCGCATCCCTCGGCACGGTTGCCTTCGCCTCGGCTGCGCAGACTTGCGCGGCGCTGGATAGCGCAGCCGCCGCGCAAGACCCCTTGCGCGCCATGGGCGGTTTTGGTCGTGCCGACGCGCTGCACCGGGCTGCCGATGAGATGATCCGCCGCACGGATGAAGGCGCGCGGATGATCTCGCTCGAGACCGGGAAGCCCATCGCCCAGGCAGGCCGGGAATGGGTGCTCGCCTGTGATCAGTTCCGCTGGTATGCCGAAGAGGCACGGCGGATTTATGGCCGCATCGTGGACAGCCGGGTGCCCGGCGGACGGTTCGAGATCAGCCACGAGCCGGTCGGCATCGTGGGGGCCTTCACTGCCTGGAATTTTCCCGCCGCGCTGCCCGCACGCAAGCTGGCCCCTGCTCTGGCCGCCGGCTGCCCGGTGGTGCTGCGCCCGTCTTCGCAGACCCCGGGTGTGGCCATGGTGATCGTCGATTGCCTGCGTGCAGCCGGCCTGCCGGATGGCGCGGTCTCCCTGGTGGTCGGGTCAACCGCCGACACCTATGCGCCGATCATGGCAGATAAACGGGTGCGCAAGGTATCGCTCACTGGCTCGACCCGGGTGGGTCAACAGATGATCCGCGACGCGGCGGAAACAGTGAAAAAGGTCTCGATGGAACTTGGCGGCAATGCGCCGCTGATCATCTTCGATGATGCCGATCTCGACGCCGCGCTGGATCTGTCAGTGGCGACCAAATACGCCAATGCGGGCCAGGTCTGCGTCACCGCCGACCGTTTCTTCGTGCATGAAAGCCTGCATGACGCTTTTGTCGAGGGCTTTGTCGCACGCGCCGCAAAGATCAAAGTGGGCGATGGTATGGACCCGGAAACCGGCATGGGCCCCCTGATCAATGCCGGGCGCCTTTCAGAAATCGAAACGATCGTCGCCGACGCGCTCACCGCAGGTGCAAGCCTGAAACTTGGCGGTCGCCGCCCCGCCCATCTGAACAAAGGCCATTTCTACGAGCCAACCGTGCTTACCGATGTGCGCGATGACATGCGCGTCTTCGCCGAGGAAAACTTCGGCCCCATCGCCGCGATCACCCGGTTCTCGGGTGAAGACGAGGTCATCGCCCGTGCCAATGCCTCCGACATGGGGCTTTCGGCCTATGCCTTCACCCGCTCGCCCGAGCGCGCGCGGCGCGTCACGGCAGCACTGAAATCCGGCATGGTCGGGATCAACAGCTTTGCCCTTGCAGCCTCCGAGGCGCCTTTCGGCGGTACCAACCATTCCGGCATGGGCCGCGAAGGCGGGTCCGAAGGGATCCGGGACTATCTCGACACCAAACTCGCCCAAATCCTGTTCTGA
- a CDS encoding Gfo/Idh/MocA family oxidoreductase, whose protein sequence is MPVNQITDKPKLRIGLIGTGFMGKAHVFGFTSAPKVFELPYDLELHTVADVTVETATRAARELGFAHWTTDWRDLISNPEIDLISITAPNALHKEMSLAAIAAGKHVYCEKPLAPLATDALEMTLAAEKAGVKTQVGFNYLCNPMLRLARDMIAGGELGEIRGYRGLHAEDYMADPNGPWTFRHDPAGAARLPISAAMPWRQPSSCSARSPR, encoded by the coding sequence ATGCCAGTTAATCAAATCACGGATAAACCAAAACTCCGGATCGGCCTGATCGGCACCGGCTTCATGGGCAAGGCCCATGTCTTCGGCTTCACCTCGGCGCCCAAGGTGTTCGAACTGCCCTATGACCTCGAGCTGCACACCGTGGCCGATGTGACGGTTGAAACAGCCACCCGCGCCGCGCGCGAACTCGGCTTCGCGCATTGGACAACCGACTGGCGCGACCTGATCAGCAATCCGGAAATCGACCTGATCTCGATCACCGCGCCGAACGCTTTGCATAAGGAAATGTCGCTGGCGGCGATTGCGGCCGGAAAACATGTCTATTGCGAGAAGCCGCTGGCGCCGCTGGCCACAGACGCGCTGGAGATGACGCTGGCCGCCGAAAAGGCCGGGGTGAAAACCCAGGTCGGCTTCAACTATCTGTGCAACCCGATGCTGCGGCTGGCGCGCGACATGATCGCGGGTGGCGAGCTGGGCGAGATCCGGGGCTATCGCGGTCTTCATGCCGAGGATTACATGGCCGACCCGAACGGCCCCTGGACCTTCCGCCATGACCCGGCGGGGGCGGCGCGCTTGCCGATATCGGCAGCCATGCCCTGGCGACAGCCGAGTTCCTGCTCGGCCCGATCACCGAGGTGA
- a CDS encoding hydroxyacid dehydrogenase, whose protein sequence is MKTKGFTIDYVEEVSEPSCAALIHKADALVIRTQPLSAATIAKAERLKVVSRHGVGYDSVDLAALNARGIALTIVGDVNSVSVAEHAMMQLLAGAKRVLLADRAVREPSEWNWRNRLEAHEISDKNLLIIGYGRTGQRLAKMAAGFDMKIRAYDPWLSRNGWPKGPVGEVTDLAEALAWADCISVHVPKADRPTIGAEEIALMKPGVVLANTARGGVVDEDALTAALVSGQVGAAGLDVFAEEPPGRHIPLFDLPNAVLSPHIAGLTAECAARMAVASIENAVNFLAGSIDPQLIVNRDVANAS, encoded by the coding sequence CTGAAGACGAAGGGCTTCACCATCGACTATGTCGAAGAGGTCTCCGAGCCCTCCTGCGCCGCGCTGATCCATAAGGCGGATGCGCTGGTGATCCGTACCCAGCCGCTCTCCGCGGCAACCATCGCCAAAGCAGAGCGGCTGAAAGTGGTCTCGCGCCATGGGGTCGGCTACGATTCCGTGGATCTTGCGGCGCTGAATGCGCGCGGGATCGCGCTGACCATTGTCGGCGATGTCAATTCGGTCTCGGTCGCAGAACATGCGATGATGCAGCTGCTCGCGGGCGCGAAGCGTGTGCTGCTCGCGGACCGCGCTGTACGCGAGCCGTCCGAATGGAACTGGCGCAACCGGCTGGAAGCGCATGAGATTTCCGATAAGAACCTCCTGATCATCGGCTATGGCCGCACCGGACAGCGGCTGGCGAAAATGGCGGCGGGCTTCGATATGAAGATCCGCGCCTATGACCCCTGGCTCTCGCGCAATGGCTGGCCGAAGGGCCCGGTGGGCGAGGTCACCGACCTCGCAGAAGCACTGGCCTGGGCCGATTGCATCTCGGTCCATGTGCCGAAAGCCGACCGCCCGACCATTGGCGCCGAAGAGATCGCCCTGATGAAACCAGGCGTCGTTCTTGCCAATACCGCGCGCGGCGGCGTGGTCGATGAAGACGCGCTGACGGCGGCGCTGGTTTCGGGCCAGGTTGGTGCCGCCGGTCTGGATGTCTTTGCAGAAGAACCACCCGGCCGGCATATTCCGCTCTTTGACCTGCCCAATGCGGTTCTGTCGCCGCATATTGCCGGCCTCACCGCCGAATGCGCGGCGCGAATGGCGGTTGCCTCCATCGAGAACGCGGTCAATTTCCTTGCGGGCAGCATCGACCCGCAGCTCATCGTCAACCGGGATGTCGCCAATGCCAGTTAA